The Elusimicrobiota bacterium genomic sequence CTCAAACGGAACGGGAACGGAAGCAGGCGGGCAAAAATTCCTTCCCCCCAACCCCCTTCCTTTTTGCCCGCCTGCTTGGGCTTCGCCCCCAAAACTTTTCGGCGGACTTTTCTAATTATAAGCTAATTCCCAACACTTACTCAATGCTTCAAATAATTTTGGCATTTGACTCTCAAAATCAATTTTTGAAATACCATCTCCTGCGGACTTGGCTTGATTCAGTTTATCATCACCGGACATTTTTTTCACATCGGCGGCTACTTTTTGCCATGTAGTCGGATAATATTCTTCAATACTCGCCGCCGTTGATTCAAAAAATTGTCCGTTGGTTTGTAAATTGGCATGATTCGTTAAAAATGTGTCGCGCTGAGTTATATCCGCTTGCTTATCTACGAAAATTACCGCCTTGTCTTTGTAGATACTAGTTTCAAGCGGTTTGAATACTTGAACAATCGCATTGAACGAGCGTTGCGTTTGAATAAGATCGCCATCGGCGGGAACTATTTGGACACGAGGTTTTTCAGAATAATGACGCTCAATAACCTTATTCACAAATTCCAAATCGCTTTTACCCTCAACAATCAAAAAGTTTTTTGGCAAAAGTAGGTCGGCAGGACTTCCTCCGAGTAGCTCATAAACCACAAATGGCTTTTCAATTTCGGTTATCGGTGCGATGTTTGTTTCTTTGTTTATTTTTTCAACTTTGAAAATTGTTTGCTCGTCATGTTCATCAACAACTAAAACCGAGGAGTGAGTATTGATGAAAACTTGATCGCCACCTTTCGCTAATTCCAACAAAGCATTTTTGAGTTTTCTTTGTGCGGACGGATGTAAATGTAATTCGCCTTCATCAATGAAGAACAAGAAAAATTTACTTGTTTCTTCATGTTCGCGACGAAAATCGGCATAAGTTTGAATAATGGCAAGCATCAACGCTCTCTGCATACCGTCGCCTTTCTCGTCTGCGTCGGTGTAAACACCATCATCAATTGAGGTATCAAAATTTTTGAGTAAATCTTCAAAAACTGGCTCGGCTACTTCAAAAACAACTTTGTTGCAGTCAGGAAATTGTTTTTCTAGACACACTTTCACCTTACCGCTTAATTCATCCAGTTTTACTCTAACCTCTGATTCTGGGGCGGTAAAAAGTTCATCGAATTTTTCACGAAAGGCGGCGTAATCTTTATTCTGTTCTAAAATGGCAGTCAAAACACCGGAGAGCATATTTGCGATAGGAGTGTTCTTTCCATACTTTGCCATCTCCATCGGATTTATTTGAGTACTCACATATTCAAATTTGGGGAGAAAGTCGTTGAAAGCAGAATCGAAACCAGTCGGATTTTTTGCTAACCATTCGTTTTTGTTCGTATCAAAAATTTTCCGCGTTTTTGAATCACTACTAATGCGCTTTACTCTAACAGTATCGTTTTCACCAAGAAGATTTTTGATTGCAGTTTTATTTTTCTCATTCTTCATTTTGGCGATGCCGTCTTGTATTTCTGAAAATTCAATTTCAACACAAACTTCAGCATTGCCATCTCGCATAAAGCGAATTTTATCGATATCGCCCTTCGCGCCATAAAACCAATCTATCGCTTCGAAAAAGTTTGTTTTCCCATGGTTGTTTTGCCCGACAAAAACATTAAATTTATCAGCAGTAATTTCTGCATATTTTATAGAGCGGAAGTTTGTGACTGTAATTTTGTTTATTTTCATATTCGCGTACTTAAAAAATCCTTTATTCTACTTTGCGCAAGTGCAACATATTTTTCATCTCTCTCAATGCCTATCCATTTTCGTCCTAATGCTTCGGCAACAACGGCAGTTGTTCCGCTTCCCATAAACGGATCGAAAACCAAATCTCCTTTGTTGCTTGCTGTCAGCACAACCTGTTGGATAAGTTTCAACGGCTTTTGTGTCGGGTGCGCTTTTATGCCATTTTCATCCTTCAACCTTTCTTTTCCCCTGCAAAGTCCAAAGACCCAATCGGTATCTTTCATTTGAATACCGCCGTTCATTTTCTTTAGAAATTCGTAATTGAAAGTATATTTTTTGCAATCCTTATTTTTTACCGACCAGATTATTGTTTCGTGATTATTTGTAAAACGGCGACCATTTAAATTCGGCAGAGCGTCAGTTTTTACCCATATCACATCATTCAAAAACCAAAGTCCTAAATTTTGCATTATTGTCCCAACTCGGAAAATGTTGTGATACATTCCGATAACCCAAAATGTGCCTGTTGGCTTTAAAATTCTTTGGCACTCCTTAATCCAATTTTGAGTAAAATTATCGTAATCTTCATAGCTTTCAAATTGATCCCAGTAATCATCAACTGGAATAATTTCAGAGCCGTCGGCTCTTTTTAATCGTTTTCCTTTCGGAAGTTGTAAATAATAAGGTGGATCGGCAAAAATTAAATCAACAGAATCATTGGGGAGTTTTTTCATTTCCTCTATACAATCGCCGTGTATAATTGTGTTGATAAATTTTTGCATACGACATCAAAAGTTATAAATGACAAGATGTTCAACTTCTCTATCATTTCTGCCTTTAACATTGTAGAGATAGGTTTTGTCGAATCTATCAATTTTTATTCCTTTTTTATTTTTGTATAAACTCGAAATAAAAGGTGTGTTTTTGATTATGAGAATAAAGTTTGCTTTTGTGTCGTAAAGACACCCCGCCAATCTTTCTTGATCTTTTTTCTCAAAAGATTTTTTCTCATAATTACTGAAATCAGTATCATATGGTGGGTCAAGAAAAATGAAATCGTTTTTTGAAAATTGATACCCATTAAAAATCTTTTCAAAATCTTGATTTTTGATAACAGTATTTTTAAAAAGATTTTTTACTTCATCGCTAAATATATAATCGACTTTCCCGCGAAAATCTTTTGTATTATACGCAATACCGCCATATGGGATATTAAAATGACCACTTTTATTAAAACGAAACATTGAGCCGTAACAAAACTCTCTTATGAAATAGTAATTAGCGATTTTTTTTGGCAAACTTATTTTATATTTATTGCCGTTGAAATTCATCACATCTCGAAAGTGCATATAAAACCCACTTCTAAATGCGGTTTCAATATTTTTTTGAAGATCGCCCTCGGGTAATTTTCCTCTTTGCTTTTCAATTTCTCTCGTCCTGCTAATTTTTGAAATCAAATTTGAGGTAATCTGTTCTAATAGATTTTGCTCGTCCAAACAAAACTTTTTGAGAAAAAGTCCATTAAACCGATCCTCTTCTTTTGTGAGGATAGAGTTTACCTGTTTTGATAATTCCGCTTTGGCAATCTCATCTTTTTTATATTTCTCATAGAGCCTGGTTATTTGATTTTCAAAAATGGTGATGTACTTTGGGATTTTTTCCCAATTTGTAACATAGTCATATAATTCTTTTTTAAATTCTTCTCTGTCGTTTTCTGTTTTGAGTAAGCTGTAAAAATCAGTGAGTTCGTTACAAATATCATTGATAATCGCTTTTTGTGGTTTTAGTTGAAAGAAAATTGCACCTCCGCCAAAAAATGGCTCGATGTAACGATCAAAAGTCGGGATTAAATCCTTGATGTAAGGAAACTCTTGTGTTTTGCCACCAGGCCATTTAATAAGTGTTTGCATATATAGATTATCCCAAATAAGTTTTTTTGATTGAATCTAGTGAAGTTTTAATAAGACCAGCTTTTTCTTTATAAGCTTCAAGCACAATGTTATATCCTTGATCTGACAGGCTTCTTTCTCTGAACGAGCTTTTTTATTATCAAGATCACCACCTATTTTTAACTCAATCAAAAAGTTTTCCCCAGTTTCTTTATCAATCAAATAATAATCGCTATCATGCCTTTTTGTTACAAGTGCTTGCTCTGTTGGTTTGGTACGCAAAAATTGATAATCATCTGTTGTCGGCGGTCTAACTTCTCGGCGTTTATATTTTTCTAACAATTCTGCCATGTCTTGAGTTTGTTTAAGGCTAAGTGGTCCTGCAACGCTTTGCTTAACTTCATAAGTCAATTTTGCAATATTGATTGCCATTTTTTCTAGCATATTACCCAAAGAGCTATCAAGCGAACGCACAAGGGCAGTGTAGTATTGTATTTCTGGTCCAAGAACTGCAATAAAAATATTGTGAATTTTCATATTTAAAGTACCCTCGGGATCTTCTAACTCACCCTCGTGTCTACCTTGAAAACCCACTGCAAATGATTCTACAGAGGCATGAACAATTGATTTTATAGCTTCTTTTTTGTCTAAAGTATCGTTTGTCATATTTTTATTTTATTAAATCCTCAATTGGTACATTTAATGCTTTGGCAATTTTTTTAAGTGTATCAACTGTGGGGTTTTGTTGTTTCCCTGCCTCAATGTTAATTATCGTATTATTAGAAACATCGGCAAGCCGAGCTAGTTTCTCTTGCGACAAACCTAGTTTTTCCCTTATTCGTTTGATTTTACTTGACTCTACCATATTTTATTAGTAATATTAAATTGTGGTATAATTGAATTATGTTTAAACTTCATAACTACAATATAATATTAC encodes the following:
- a CDS encoding ATP-binding protein produces the protein MKINKITVTNFRSIKYAEITADKFNVFVGQNNHGKTNFFEAIDWFYGAKGDIDKIRFMRDGNAEVCVEIEFSEIQDGIAKMKNEKNKTAIKNLLGENDTVRVKRISSDSKTRKIFDTNKNEWLAKNPTGFDSAFNDFLPKFEYVSTQINPMEMAKYGKNTPIANMLSGVLTAILEQNKDYAAFREKFDELFTAPESEVRVKLDELSGKVKVCLEKQFPDCNKVVFEVAEPVFEDLLKNFDTSIDDGVYTDADEKGDGMQRALMLAIIQTYADFRREHEETSKFFLFFIDEGELHLHPSAQRKLKNALLELAKGGDQVFINTHSSVLVVDEHDEQTIFKVEKINKETNIAPITEIEKPFVVYELLGGSPADLLLPKNFLIVEGKSDLEFVNKVIERHYSEKPRVQIVPADGDLIQTQRSFNAIVQVFKPLETSIYKDKAVIFVDKQADITQRDTFLTNHANLQTNGQFFESTAASIEEYYPTTWQKVAADVKKMSGDDKLNQAKSAGDGISKIDFESQMPKLFEALSKCWELAYN
- a CDS encoding site-specific DNA-methyltransferase, yielding MQKFINTIIHGDCIEEMKKLPNDSVDLIFADPPYYLQLPKGKRLKRADGSEIIPVDDYWDQFESYEDYDNFTQNWIKECQRILKPTGTFWVIGMYHNIFRVGTIMQNLGLWFLNDVIWVKTDALPNLNGRRFTNNHETIIWSVKNKDCKKYTFNYEFLKKMNGGIQMKDTDWVFGLCRGKERLKDENGIKAHPTQKPLKLIQQVVLTASNKGDLVFDPFMGSGTTAVVAEALGRKWIGIERDEKYVALAQSRIKDFLSTRI
- a CDS encoding DNA adenine methylase — encoded protein: MQTLIKWPGGKTQEFPYIKDLIPTFDRYIEPFFGGGAIFFQLKPQKAIINDICNELTDFYSLLKTENDREEFKKELYDYVTNWEKIPKYITIFENQITRLYEKYKKDEIAKAELSKQVNSILTKEEDRFNGLFLKKFCLDEQNLLEQITSNLISKISRTREIEKQRGKLPEGDLQKNIETAFRSGFYMHFRDVMNFNGNKYKISLPKKIANYYFIREFCYGSMFRFNKSGHFNIPYGGIAYNTKDFRGKVDYIFSDEVKNLFKNTVIKNQDFEKIFNGYQFSKNDFIFLDPPYDTDFSNYEKKSFEKKDQERLAGCLYDTKANFILIIKNTPFISSLYKNKKGIKIDRFDKTYLYNVKGRNDREVEHLVIYNF
- a CDS encoding TdeIII family type II restriction endonuclease, with protein sequence MTNDTLDKKEAIKSIVHASVESFAVGFQGRHEGELEDPEGTLNMKIHNIFIAVLGPEIQYYTALVRSLDSSLGNMLEKMAINIAKLTYEVKQSVAGPLSLKQTQDMAELLEKYKRREVRPPTTDDYQFLRTKPTEQALVTKRHDSDYYLIDKETGENFLIELKIGGDLDNKKARSEKEACQIKDITLCLKLIKKKLVLLKLH
- a CDS encoding helix-turn-helix domain-containing protein — protein: MVESSKIKRIREKLGLSQEKLARLADVSNNTIINIEAGKQQNPTVDTLKKIAKALNVPIEDLIK